CGTTTGTTTTAAGAATGAGGACACTTTTGACAAAGCTTGGGCCCTCCACAGTGCCCCCCCGGCACCCCTCCCCCTCAACATCCAGTCTGAGTTTCCACTCTTGGCTCCACTTGGCCTCTGTCAGTGCCCAGCCCCAATGGCTGACCGAGCCTGTGCCCATGCAGCCCTGACGGCTGGCCGAGCCTGTGTACACAGCGGTGTGCTGGGCACCAGGTGTGATTGCCGGGTGATGTTCCCACTCTGGGGTCTCCGTAGACGCTTCAGGTGGTGGGGAGGCAAGTCCACCTGCCTCTGTATCCCCATGGGGCCGAGACTGTTCAAAGCACAGTGCCCAGTCCTAGATGGGTGTCCACCCATCCCTTCTAGATGAGTGTCCCTTCTAGATGGGAGTCTGCCCGTCCGTTCCAGATGGGTGTCCACCTGTCCCTTCTAGATGGGTGTCCACTTGTTCCTTCCAGCTGAGTGTCCAGCTGTATGTTCTAGGACCTTGAGGTGGGGATGGGAGGGTGCTGGCAGGGCTGATTTCACTGTCTGGGGCTTAGAGGATTATTGGGAGGaaggagggatgggagggagggagggagggagggaggaagggaaggaagagaagcaGATGGGAGGAAGgatgaaggatggaaaaaagaacaGAGATGGAAGATGGATAGACAAATGGAAAGGCAGTGGGGGGCATGTAGCTGGGGGCTGGTACCCGCCTCACCCCCTTCTCTCCTGGTCTCGCCCACAGCCAAGTACCCAGCTATAAAGACCCTGATGCGGCCGGACCCAAACCTCAAGTGGACGGTGCTGGGGATGGTGCTGGCTCAGTTTGTGGCCTGCTACCTGGTGCGTGGGCTGGCCTGGCGCTGGCTACTCTTCTGGGCCTATGCCTTCGGCGGCTGTGTGAACCACTCACTGACACTGGCCATCCATGACATCTCCCACAACACCGCCTTCGGCACATGCCGCGCTGCCTACAACCGCTGGTTTGCCATTTTTGCCAACCTGCCCATAGGTGTGCCCTATGCCTCCTCCTTCAAGAAGTACCACGTGGACCACCACCGCTACCTGGGTGGCGACGGGCTGGACGTGGATGTGCCCACGCACTTTGAGGGCTGGCTCTTCTGCACGCCGGCCCGCAAGCTGCTCTGGCTGGCCCTGCAGCCCTTCTTCTACTCGCTGCGGCCACTCTGTGTGAACCCCAAGACCGTGACCCGCATGGAGGTGCTCAACGCCCTGCTGCAGCTGGCCGTGGACGCTGCTATCTTTGCCCTCTGGGGGCTCAAGCCCATGGCCTACCTGCTGGCCAGCTCCTTTCTGGGCCTGGGCCTGCACCCCATCTCAGGCCACTTCGTGGCTGAGCACTACATGTTCCTCAAGGGTCACGAGACCTACTCTTACTATGGGCCCCTCAACTGGATCACCTTCAATGTGGGCTACCACGTGGAGCACCATGACTTCCCTAGCATCCCTGGCTGCAACCTGCCCCTGGTATGTCAGGCTGGCGGGTGGGTGGGCATGGGGGGCCTTTTTGTGCTGGTTGTGGAGTGGCCACTTGGTCACTCGCACTCACGTGGTAGAGGTAGGTGAATGCCCGGCTGGCTCAGGCGGGGTGGGGCCCCCAGAGGCATTCTACAGTTCCGGCCCCTTGGTTTCCTGAAAACCTGGTTGAATCCTGCTCCACGCTGACTGGCTGTGTCCTGGGCACACCGCCTGCCTCCGCCTCAGCTCCCTCTTCTGTGCAGAGCCTGGGCCTCAGGGTGGCCTTAGTGTACTGTGTGCAAAACCCTTCCCAGTCTCCTGCCCCCGTGGCCCTGCTGTGACCCTCCAGGGGCCCTCATGGCTCAGCCTGAGTGCTGGGGAGCAGAAGCCATGGGGGCTGATGCCTCTGCTTTGGGAGACGGGCTGGAGAATTtccagagagagaggaggaagggggaggaaAAGACCCTTGGCCATGACCGAACACACGACAAACAGCTTGGGCAGTTCAGGTCCCGCACCTCCATAGCGTCGGGTTGGTCAGGAAGCTGAGATGGCCATTGCAAAGGGGCAGGGATGGCGTCCAGGAGCCTGAGTGTACAATGCAAGGCTCTGTGTGCACTCACCTGTGTGCACATGCTAACGTGTGCCTGTGAGCGTGCCCTATGTGCACGCATTTGTGTATGTGACTACATGTGTGGAGGTCTGTGTGCAGGCGTCTGTATGTCCACGTGTTCACCTGCTCGCATGTGCATGTACTAATGTGTACACGTTAGCATGTCTGGGCATGTGCCACACATGTACATGTTtgtgcatgcatgtgcacacatgtgtgggtctgtgtgcACAGGTGTCTGTACATGTGTGTTTACTTGCTTACATGTGCGTATGTTTGGGTCTGTGCATGTATTCGCACGTCTAAGTGTGCCCCACGTgtacacatttgtgtgtgtgcaggtgtctgtgtgtgcacacgtgtttACCTGCCTGTGCGTGCGTGCATGTGCCCTGGCCCGTGCCACCTGAGTCCCCTTCCCACTGACAGTCCTGAGGTCCCGCCTGGTGCCACGTGTCCCTTAGCCCTCCCCAGGAGCCTGCGAGGCAGGGGCTGTCTATCTCCCACGTTGCAGGGGAGAaggcagaggctcagagaggggcagcCCCTCAGGTGGTGACAGATCAGAATCTAAGCTGCGTCAGTTGCAGACACACCTGCTGTCAACCATGAGCCTTTCCCCCCCAAAAGGAGCAAGGGGCTTTCCTGCTCACGCCTGCCCTGGTCTCTGAGCCGTGGTGTCAGCTATAAAGGAGATACGGGACTGGAGAGTAGGGAAGGCTGAGGCGCTGGGTGGTGGGGCCCAAGTGCTTCCTAAGGTGAGTGGTGGTCTGGTGTGGGGGTGCTGCAGGGGATGCTGTAGGGTGAGGAGGGAGGCCACAGTGCTGAGGCTGCAGAGAAGGGGGTGATGAGGTAAGGGCATGGCAGGTGCCAAAGCCAGAGAGCCTGGGCAGGAAAGGACATCCAAGGCCGGCTGAGGAGCGTGTGTGTAACCTGGCTCGGCAGGGCTCCAGCCAGCTGTGCCCTGGCTGTGGGACCTCTGTGGGCCTCCTGCGCCAGTCACCCCAGGGCGGGCTGCAGGGGGCAGGCTGGGGAGCAGTGCTCTTATGGACTCCCCTAGGGTCCTGGGCACAGCTGCCCTCACCTTCTCCCTGGGAGCCCAAGGGGCCATGGATGGGAGGCTGAGGGGATGGCCAGACTGAGGGGAGCCCACTGACCGCCGCCCACCCCTGCTGCAGGTACGGAAGATAGCCCCTGAGTACTATGACCACCTGCCGCAGCACCACTCATGGGTGAAGGTTCTCTGGGACTTTGTGTTCGAGGACTCGCTGGGGCCCTATGCCAGGGTGAAGCGGGTGTGCAAGCTGGCGGAGGACGGCCTGTGATGGGCGCAGGACTGAGGCTTGCTGGCTG
The window above is part of the Loxodonta africana isolate mLoxAfr1 chromosome 10, mLoxAfr1.hap2, whole genome shotgun sequence genome. Proteins encoded here:
- the DEGS2 gene encoding sphingolipid delta(4)-desaturase/C4-monooxygenase DES2 encodes the protein MGNCAGRSDFEWVYTDQPHTQRRKEMLAKYPAIKTLMRPDPNLKWTVLGMVLAQFVACYLVRGLAWRWLLFWAYAFGGCVNHSLTLAIHDISHNTAFGTCRAAYNRWFAIFANLPIGVPYASSFKKYHVDHHRYLGGDGLDVDVPTHFEGWLFCTPARKLLWLALQPFFYSLRPLCVNPKTVTRMEVLNALLQLAVDAAIFALWGLKPMAYLLASSFLGLGLHPISGHFVAEHYMFLKGHETYSYYGPLNWITFNVGYHVEHHDFPSIPGCNLPLVRKIAPEYYDHLPQHHSWVKVLWDFVFEDSLGPYARVKRVCKLAEDGL